From a single Xiphophorus maculatus strain JP 163 A chromosome 5, X_maculatus-5.0-male, whole genome shotgun sequence genomic region:
- the coro2a gene encoding coronin-2A isoform X2: MTWRPQYRSSKFRHVFGKAATKENCYDGVPITRSVQDNHFCAVNPRFVAIITECAGGGAFLVLSVHHTGKVDPHHPRVSGHRGNVLDIKWNPFNDYCIASCSEDTTVKVWEIPPHGVLKTLTVPWKELQGHSRRVGVIEWHPTANNILFSTAYDYQVMIWNLDSPEQVIKNPVRTIKHHTDVVLSMSFNTDGSLLATTCRDRKIRLMEARSGNMLQEGSCKTHKASKVLILGNMKMIFTSGTSRYNSRQIVLWDQDDLSTPLLEENLDGSSGLLFPFYDPDTHMLYLAGKGDGSIRYYEISSEKPYIQYLMEYRSHTPQKGMGVMPKRGLDVSSCEVFRFYKVVTVKSLIEPVSMIVPRRSESYQEDIYPMTASNRPALTADEWLSGVDKGPILMSLKPGSELMEPPSETKALANSVDARRSRSRPGVLQLSYIQDQQEAKETSDQVEDDRSQTPVINGEDLALCSPPRTESELRLKFLKQQEEIRRLRELLNQREVRVKQLELEIKNIKNSQTQS, translated from the exons aTGACATGGCGTCCTCAGTACCGCAGCTCCAAGTTTCGCCACGTGTTCGGGAAAGCTGCCACGAAGGAGAACTGCTACGATGGCGTGCCGATCACACGCAGCGTCCAGGACAACCACTTCTGCGCCGTCAACCCTCGCTTCGTCGCCATCATCACGGAGTGCGCCGGGGGCGGAGCCTTCCTGGTTCTGTCGGTCCATCAT ACAGGTAAAGTGGACCCTCACCACCCTCGAGTGTCGGGCCACAGAGGAAACGTTCTGGACATCAAATGGAATCCGTTCAACGATTACTGCATCGCCTCCTGCTCCGAGGACACCACG GTGAAAGTTTGGGAAATCCCGCCTCACGGCGTGCTGAAGACCCTGACGGTGCCGTGGAAAGAGCTGCAGGGTCACAGCCGCAGGGTGGGCGTCATCGAGTGGCATCCGACGGCTAACAACATCCTCTTCAGCACAGCCTACGACTACCAG GTGATGATCTGGAACCTGGACTCTCCAGAGCAGGTGATAAAGAACCCCGTCCGGACCATCAAGCACCACACAGACGTTGTCTTGTCCATGTCTTTCAACACGGATGGGAGCCTCCTGGCCACCACCTGCAGGGACAGGAAGATCCGGCTGATGGAGGCGCGCTCAGGGAATATGCTGCAG gAAGGAAGCTGCAagacacacaaagccagtaagGTGCTGATTTTAGGAAACATGAAGATGATCTTCACATCAGGCACTTCACGCTACAACAGTCGGCAGATTGTCCTGTGGGATCAG GACGACCTGTCGACGCCTTTATTGGAGGAGAACCTGGATGGCTCCTCAGGTCTTCTGTTCCCGTTCTACGATCCTGACACACACATGCTCTACCTTGCTGGGAAG ggGGACGGAAGCATCAGGTACTATGAGATCAGCTCAGAAAAACCGTACATCCAGTACCTGATGGAGTACCGCTCACACACGCCTCAGAAAGGAATGG GTGTGATGCCTAAGAGAGGCCTGGATGTCAGCTCATGTGAGGTTTTCAGGTTCTACAAAGTGGTGACAGTCAAGAGTCTCATTGAGCCCGTTTCCATGATCGTACCCCGCAGG tctGAGTCGTACCAGGAAGACATCTATCCGATGACGGCAAGTAACAGACCAGCTCTGACTGCAGACGAGTGGCTCAGTGGGGTCGATAAAG GACCGATTCTCATGTCTCTGAAGCCCGGGAGTGAACTGATGGAGCCTCCATCAGAGACGAAAGCGCTGGCCAACTCGGTGGACGCTCGCAGGTCCCGGAGCCGGCCGGGGGTGCTGCAGCTCTCCTACATTCAGGACCAACAGGAAGCCAAAGAAACGAGCGACCAGGTTGAAGACGACCGCAGTCAAACGCCTGTGATCAACGGGGAGGACCTGGCACTTTGCTCGCCTCCCAGGACAGAAAGCGAG CTGCGTCTGAAGTTCCtgaagcagcaggaggagatcCGGCGGCTGAGGGAGCTCCTCAACCAGAGGGAGGTGCGCGTCAAGCAGCTCGAGCTGGAGATTAAGAACATCAAGAACTCCCAGACGCAGAGCTAA
- the anp32b gene encoding acidic leucine-rich nuclear phosphoprotein 32 family member B isoform X2: protein MDMKKRIHLELRNRTPSDVRELVLDNCRSVEGKIEGLTAEFVNLEFLSLINVGLISVSNLPKLAKLKKLELSDNRISGGLDVLAEKLPNLTHLNLSGNKLKDISTLEPLKKLENLKSLDLFNCEVTNLNDYRESVFKLLPQLTYLDGYDMEDREASDSDGEVDGDGVDDDEDEEGEEEEDEDGEEEDFDEEDDDEEDEEEVEGEEDDEEVSGEEEDDEFGQDGEVEDEDEDEDEDEEAEAGKGQKRKRDAEDEDDDEDDEDDD from the exons gTACGAGAACTCGTCCTCGATAATTGTCGGTCGGTTGAAGGGAAAATCGAAGGCCTCACAGCCGAGTTCGTCAACCTTGAATTCCTCAGTTTGATAAATGTCGGCCTAATCTCAGTGTCCAACCTGCCTAAACTAGCGAAACTGAAAAAG CTGGAGTTGAGTGACAACAGAATCAGTGGCGGCCTCGACGTTTTAGCAGAGAAACTCCCCAACCTCACACATCTAAACCTGAGCGGAAACAAATTGAAAGACATCAGCACGTTGGAACCGTTG AAAAAGCTGGAAAACCTGAAGAGTTTGGACCTGTTCAACTGTGAAGTAACGAACCTGAACGACTACAGAGAGAGCGTCTTCAAGCTGCTGCCTCAGCTCACCTACCTGGATGGCTACGACATGGAGGACAGGGAAGCCTCCGACTCTGACGGAGAGGTGGACGGTGACGGCGTGGATGATGACGAGGACGAAG agggagaggaggaggaagacgaagaTGGGGAGGAGGAAGACTTTGacgaggaggatgatgatgaggaagatgaagaggaagTAGAAGGAGAAGAGGATGACGAGGAAGTTAGTGGTGAAGAGGAG gacgACGAGTTCGGTCAGGATGGAGAggtggaggatgaggatgaagatgaggatgaagaCGAAGAGG CAGAAGCCGGGAAAGGCCAGAAGAGAAAGCGAGATGCGGAGGACGAAGACGACGATGAGGATGACGAAGATGACGATTAA
- the anp32b gene encoding acidic leucine-rich nuclear phosphoprotein 32 family member B isoform X1 — MDMKKRIHLELRNRTPSDVRELVLDNCRSVEGKIEGLTAEFVNLEFLSLINVGLISVSNLPKLAKLKKLELSDNRISGGLDVLAEKLPNLTHLNLSGNKLKDISTLEPLKKLENLKSLDLFNCEVTNLNDYRESVFKLLPQLTYLDGYDMEDREASDSDGEVDGDGVDDDEDEEGEEEEDEDGEEEDFDEEDDDEEDEEEVEGEEDDEEVSGEEEDDEFGQDGEVEDEDEDEDEDEEEAEAGKGQKRKRDAEDEDDDEDDEDDD; from the exons gTACGAGAACTCGTCCTCGATAATTGTCGGTCGGTTGAAGGGAAAATCGAAGGCCTCACAGCCGAGTTCGTCAACCTTGAATTCCTCAGTTTGATAAATGTCGGCCTAATCTCAGTGTCCAACCTGCCTAAACTAGCGAAACTGAAAAAG CTGGAGTTGAGTGACAACAGAATCAGTGGCGGCCTCGACGTTTTAGCAGAGAAACTCCCCAACCTCACACATCTAAACCTGAGCGGAAACAAATTGAAAGACATCAGCACGTTGGAACCGTTG AAAAAGCTGGAAAACCTGAAGAGTTTGGACCTGTTCAACTGTGAAGTAACGAACCTGAACGACTACAGAGAGAGCGTCTTCAAGCTGCTGCCTCAGCTCACCTACCTGGATGGCTACGACATGGAGGACAGGGAAGCCTCCGACTCTGACGGAGAGGTGGACGGTGACGGCGTGGATGATGACGAGGACGAAG agggagaggaggaggaagacgaagaTGGGGAGGAGGAAGACTTTGacgaggaggatgatgatgaggaagatgaagaggaagTAGAAGGAGAAGAGGATGACGAGGAAGTTAGTGGTGAAGAGGAG gacgACGAGTTCGGTCAGGATGGAGAggtggaggatgaggatgaagatgaggatgaagaCGAAGAGG AAGCAGAAGCCGGGAAAGGCCAGAAGAGAAAGCGAGATGCGGAGGACGAAGACGACGATGAGGATGACGAAGATGACGATTAA
- the coro2a gene encoding coronin-2A isoform X1: protein MTVSKMTWRPQYRSSKFRHVFGKAATKENCYDGVPITRSVQDNHFCAVNPRFVAIITECAGGGAFLVLSVHHTGKVDPHHPRVSGHRGNVLDIKWNPFNDYCIASCSEDTTVKVWEIPPHGVLKTLTVPWKELQGHSRRVGVIEWHPTANNILFSTAYDYQVMIWNLDSPEQVIKNPVRTIKHHTDVVLSMSFNTDGSLLATTCRDRKIRLMEARSGNMLQEGSCKTHKASKVLILGNMKMIFTSGTSRYNSRQIVLWDQDDLSTPLLEENLDGSSGLLFPFYDPDTHMLYLAGKGDGSIRYYEISSEKPYIQYLMEYRSHTPQKGMGVMPKRGLDVSSCEVFRFYKVVTVKSLIEPVSMIVPRRSESYQEDIYPMTASNRPALTADEWLSGVDKGPILMSLKPGSELMEPPSETKALANSVDARRSRSRPGVLQLSYIQDQQEAKETSDQVEDDRSQTPVINGEDLALCSPPRTESELRLKFLKQQEEIRRLRELLNQREVRVKQLELEIKNIKNSQTQS, encoded by the exons aTGACATGGCGTCCTCAGTACCGCAGCTCCAAGTTTCGCCACGTGTTCGGGAAAGCTGCCACGAAGGAGAACTGCTACGATGGCGTGCCGATCACACGCAGCGTCCAGGACAACCACTTCTGCGCCGTCAACCCTCGCTTCGTCGCCATCATCACGGAGTGCGCCGGGGGCGGAGCCTTCCTGGTTCTGTCGGTCCATCAT ACAGGTAAAGTGGACCCTCACCACCCTCGAGTGTCGGGCCACAGAGGAAACGTTCTGGACATCAAATGGAATCCGTTCAACGATTACTGCATCGCCTCCTGCTCCGAGGACACCACG GTGAAAGTTTGGGAAATCCCGCCTCACGGCGTGCTGAAGACCCTGACGGTGCCGTGGAAAGAGCTGCAGGGTCACAGCCGCAGGGTGGGCGTCATCGAGTGGCATCCGACGGCTAACAACATCCTCTTCAGCACAGCCTACGACTACCAG GTGATGATCTGGAACCTGGACTCTCCAGAGCAGGTGATAAAGAACCCCGTCCGGACCATCAAGCACCACACAGACGTTGTCTTGTCCATGTCTTTCAACACGGATGGGAGCCTCCTGGCCACCACCTGCAGGGACAGGAAGATCCGGCTGATGGAGGCGCGCTCAGGGAATATGCTGCAG gAAGGAAGCTGCAagacacacaaagccagtaagGTGCTGATTTTAGGAAACATGAAGATGATCTTCACATCAGGCACTTCACGCTACAACAGTCGGCAGATTGTCCTGTGGGATCAG GACGACCTGTCGACGCCTTTATTGGAGGAGAACCTGGATGGCTCCTCAGGTCTTCTGTTCCCGTTCTACGATCCTGACACACACATGCTCTACCTTGCTGGGAAG ggGGACGGAAGCATCAGGTACTATGAGATCAGCTCAGAAAAACCGTACATCCAGTACCTGATGGAGTACCGCTCACACACGCCTCAGAAAGGAATGG GTGTGATGCCTAAGAGAGGCCTGGATGTCAGCTCATGTGAGGTTTTCAGGTTCTACAAAGTGGTGACAGTCAAGAGTCTCATTGAGCCCGTTTCCATGATCGTACCCCGCAGG tctGAGTCGTACCAGGAAGACATCTATCCGATGACGGCAAGTAACAGACCAGCTCTGACTGCAGACGAGTGGCTCAGTGGGGTCGATAAAG GACCGATTCTCATGTCTCTGAAGCCCGGGAGTGAACTGATGGAGCCTCCATCAGAGACGAAAGCGCTGGCCAACTCGGTGGACGCTCGCAGGTCCCGGAGCCGGCCGGGGGTGCTGCAGCTCTCCTACATTCAGGACCAACAGGAAGCCAAAGAAACGAGCGACCAGGTTGAAGACGACCGCAGTCAAACGCCTGTGATCAACGGGGAGGACCTGGCACTTTGCTCGCCTCCCAGGACAGAAAGCGAG CTGCGTCTGAAGTTCCtgaagcagcaggaggagatcCGGCGGCTGAGGGAGCTCCTCAACCAGAGGGAGGTGCGCGTCAAGCAGCTCGAGCTGGAGATTAAGAACATCAAGAACTCCCAGACGCAGAGCTAA